TCTCATCGATGAAAACGATGCATGGGGCTTTCTCTTCGGCCTGTTTGAAGAGATCCCGTACGCGCGAGGCGCCCATGCCGACGAAGAGCTCGACGAAGTCCGAGCCGGAGAGGGAGAAAAAGGGCACCTTGGCCTCGCCCGCCACGGCGCGAGCGAGCAGTGTCTTACCGGTGCCCGGCGGCCCCACCAGCAGCGCGCCCTTGGGCAGCTTGGCGCCGATCTCAAGGTATTTATCTGGGTGATTTAAAAAATCGACGATCTCGGTGAGAGACTCCTTGGCCTCGTCCTGTCCGGCAACATCTTGGAAAGTCTTTCCGGTTGTGGTTTCCGCGTAGATTTTGGAGGTATTTTTGCCGAAGCTCATGACGCCGCTGCCCATACGTTTGGCCATAGAACGGTTGAGCAGGTACCCAAAGAGGAAGAGAACGCCAAAGGGTAAGATCCAGCCGAGGAGGAAGCTCATGAGGGGGGAATTCTCTTTGGGAATGACGCTGGAGACGTCCGCACCGGCCTCCTCAAGCCGAGGCAGGAGATTGGGATCGTCGAGCCGGCCGGTGGTGAGGAACACACCGTTCGGATCGTCTTTTTGGACGATGACGAGGCGGGTAGCCTCGAAGTTTACTTTGGAGACTTTGCCCTGTTCGAGGAGGGACAGAAATTCGGTGTACGTGATCTCTCTGACGGTGCGCTGCGCCATCATGGGCACGATGATCCCGTTGAACATGAAGATGAGGACGAGGGAAATGAGGATCGAAAAAAGCAAAGGCCGACGCATGTTGTTCGGCGCGCCGGAGTCGTTTGTGTTCATGCGTGGGTTCCTCCCTATCGGTGCGGACACATGCCCGCCTATAATATAGCAGTATAACATCTTTATCATATCACATTTGCCGTCCTCTGGCCGTTTTTTTTCCTCGGATTTACAAAACGTTTACTTTTTAGGTACATGTGAAGTAATTCTGGGGCGATTTTGGGCCGCAACGGCATGTACGGCGGGGGAGAGGCCGCCCGTCGCGGTCGGACAGACCGCCGGGCACAATTTGCCGCGTCGGGCGGACATATGCCTGCCCACGCCGCCTTTTCGCACGATTTTTCATAGAAATAGCGCCATCTGCGCCCAGATTTACAAAAACATCACTTTTTTGTGCATGTCCGGTCCATTGACAGTTGTGGTATAATAGAAAAGCGAGAGAGGTGATCTCATGAAAAAGCAAACGAAACGGGCGCTACATTACGGGAGGTATTCGGCCTATCGTGTGGTCATGGCGCTCCTGAAAGTATTTTTGACGGTCTTCCTGGTTATCCTGACCACCACCGCCATGCTGGGCGTGATCGGCGTCATCTATGTGAACCACAACCTGCGGGCAGATCTGGATGTGGATCTTAACGACGTCACGCTGGACCAAGCGAGTTTTATCTACTACATCGATAAGACCACAAAAAAACCGGTCCAACTTGAGAGCCTGTACGGCCGGGAAAATCGCGTGTTGGCCAATTTTGATGAGATTCCGGATACGATGGTCAAGGCTCTCATCGCCATTGAGGACAAGCGTTTCTACAGCCACCGGGGCGTGGACTGGAAACGCACGGCGGGCGCCTTTTTGGAGCAGCTCAAGGCCAGTGGCTCCACCTACGGCGGCTCGACGATCACACAGCAGCTCATTAAAAACCTGACGGGGGAAAAAGAAGTCACGATCAAGCGTAAGCTCACCGAGATTCTGCGCGCGCTGGAGTTTGAAAAATACAATTCTAAGGAGAGAATCCTGGAGTGGTACCTCAACACCAGCTATTTCGGACAGGGCTGTTACGGCGTCAAAACGGCGGCGCGCACCTATTTTGACAAGGAACTCTCTGACATTACCCTTGCGGAGGCGGCCTGTATCATCGGCATCACCAATTCCCCCACCCGCTACGACCCCCTGCAAAACCCGGACAAAAACAAAAAACGCCAGGAGGTCATCCTGGACGAAATGTACCAGCAGGGCGTCATCTCCAAGGCCGAGCATGACGCGGCTGTGCAGCAGAAGCTGAAATTTTCCACCAAAAGGCGCGCAGAGGTGGAGAGCAAACGGTCCTACTTCGTCGACCAAGTCTTCAACGACGTGGTGCAGGACCTCATTGAGCAAAAAGGTATCTCCAAATTGCTCGCGCAGGAACTCGTGCTCGGCGGCGGCTACCACATCTACACCACGATTGACATGGACGTGCAGGCCGCGATGGACGAGGTGTTCACGAACGAAGAGAGCGTCCCCAAAGTGAAGGGGGTGGAGAAGCCGCAGAGCGCCATGGTGATCATGGACCCCTACACCGGCGACGTGCTCGGGTTGGAGGGCGGTCTTGGCGTGAAGAAGGGCGCGCTTCTGCTCAACCGGGCCACGCGCTCCACGCGCCAGCCGGGCTCCTCCATCAAGCCGGTGGCCGTCTACGGGCCGGCCATGCAGTACGGCGTCATCACGCCGTATTCCGTGATCGACGACGTGCCGTTTTCTGAGCGGCGCGGCAACGCCTGGCCCAGGAACTCGGGTGGGCGCTACCTGGGGCTTGTCACGGTACTGAACGCCATCACAAACTCCCGCAACGCCCCGTCCGTGCATGTCCTGCACAAGCTGACGCCGCAGAGTTCTTACAATTTTCTCATCGAGAAGCTGGGGATCACAACGCTCACGCCGGAGGACGAGGACTATGCGCCGCTCGCGCTGGGCGGCCTCACGCGCGGCGTCAGCGTGCTGGAGCTCACCGCGGCTTACGCCGCCTTCCCCAACCACGGGGTCTACACAGGTCCGCGCACGTACACGGTCGTGTACGATTCCAAGGGCAATGTGGTGCTTGAGAACGAGCCGGAGACCATCGTGGCGTTTGATGAGAAAAATGCCTGGTATATGAACAACTGCCTGCAAAACGCTGTCCGCGCGGGTACCGGTTCGCGCGCCAAACTGGAAAACGGACAGCCGGCCGCCGGCAAGACGGGCACGACCTCCGACGACTTCGACCGTTGGTTTGTCGGCTACACGCCCTACTACTGCGGCGGCGTCTGGTTCGGGTTCGACGACCCGAAGAAGATACAGCTCGAGAGCTCCACCAATCCGGCGCTCACCATCTGGAAGCTCGTCATGGACCGCCTGCACGAAAACCTGGAACCGCAGGAGTTTTTCACGATCGAAAATACCGTCCAGGCGTCCTATTGCCTGGACAGCGGCCTCGCGCCCACGGACTTGTGCCGGATGGACCCGCGCGGCAGCCGGGTCGCCACAGGGGTCTTTCACAAAGACGACGTGCCCAGAAGTTCCTGCACGGCGCACGCTGCGGTGAAGGTGGACGGCGAGAGCGGCCTGCTGGCCACGCCCTACTGCCCGGAGGAGAATTTACGGGAGATCGCGCTGCTGGACATCGAGCGCAACCTACCCCTTGCCGGCGTCACCGTCGCGGATGAGGCCTACCGCGTCCGCTACTTCGTGGAGGGCGGAAATTCCACAGTGGGCCCGGTGCCGGATGGGTTCTATCCTCCGGCGCGGCCTGTCGCGCCGGAGGGCGAGACACTGCCGAACGATTTCTGTCAACTTCATCTGGGCGAGGAGCCGCCGGCGGACCCGAACGCGCCGCCCGATGAGTTTCCGCCGGGCGGGTATCCAGACGATCCGGATATGCCTTGGTACCCCGGGTATCCGGACGATCCAAACGTTTCGAACAACCCGGACCCAGACAATCCAACCTGGCCGGATACATCGGGGGTGCCGGACACGCCGGATGTCCCGCCGCCGGACGACGTCCCGCCATACCCCGGTTGGCCCGGTTCCGCCACGCCGGAGGGGGGCGTCGTCATACCTTCGGTGTAGCCTACGAGTATCTCTGACGACGCCGTGCTCGGCACAGCGCCGGATCTTAATAACGTGGGTTGCACCTGCAACCCACAACCCAAATTCTTGTTTTTTGTTGCCGCTTCGCGGCAACAAGGTACTAAGACTGTGAAGGGGGCCTCCAATGAGCCGGGCCGACGAGATCTTCATCGACAATTGCCGCGCCATTTTGACGCGGGGCGTTTGGGATACCGGGCAGGATGTGCGACCCCGATGGCAGGATGGCGCGCCGGCCCACACGGTCCGGCTGTTTGGTGTTGTCAATCGCTATGACTTGTCGCAGGAGTTTCCGATCCTCACGCTACGGCGCACCTACTGGCGTTCGGCCGCCGATGAATTGCTGTGGATCTGGCAGAAAAAATCGAACAATGTCCGCGACCTCAAGAGCCGGATCTGGGATGCCTGGGCCGACGAAGACGGCAGTATCGGCAAGGCGTACGGCTACCAGCTCGGCGTCCTCCACCGCTACCCGGAAGGTGTTTTCGACCAGGTGGATCGGCTTCGTTACGATCTCAAACACAATCCGGCCAGCCGCCGCATGATCACGAACCTCTACAACCACGCCGATCTCCATGAGATGCGGCTCTACCCCTGTGCCTACTCGCTCACGTGCCATGTGGACGAGGGCGTGCTTTCGGCCATCCTGCACCAGCGCTCGCAGGACATGCTGGTCGCGAACAACTGGAATGTCTGCCAGTACGCATTGCTCCTGTACATGCTGGCCGCCGACGCCGGTTTGCGGCCGGGGACCTTTCTGCACGTGATCGCCGACGCGCACATCTACGACCGACATGTGCCGCTGGTGGAGGCGCTGCTCCGGCGGGATCCGCTGCCCGCGCCTACCCTGCGGACAGATCCGGCCATGACGGATTTTTATCGGTTCACTGTGGACAGCTTCTCGTTGGACGACTACGTCTATCACCCGTTCGACGGCGCCATCCCGGTGGCGGTTTGACAGGGCGCATGGGACGTAAGGAAGGGCATAGCGCGGCAGAGATGACGGCCATCGCCGCGGTAGACCGGCACTGGGGGATCGGGCGAAACGGCGGCCTGCTGCTGTCCCTGCCGCCCGACCTGCGCCGATTCAGAGCGCTGACGCTCGGGCACACGGTGGTCATGGGCCGCCGCACCTTTCAGTCGCTGCCCGGCGGACACGGCCTGCCGGGCCGCCGCAATCTGGTCCTCACCCGTACGCCGGACCGTCCGCTGCCGGGCGCGGAGGCGGTGTCGCTTTCTGCGCTGCTGGCCCTGCGCGCGCCGGAGGGCGGCGAGATCTTCGTCATAGGGGGGCAGTCTGTCTATGAGCTGCTGCTCCCGTACTGCCGGGCGGCCCATATTACCAGGATCGAGGCCGATCTCGGCCCGGCCGACGTTTTCTTTCCCGAGCTGGACAGCGCCCCCGACTGGCGCCTCGTCTCGCGGACGGAGACGGAACGCTGCGAAGGCACTGTCTTCTTTTACGCCTATTATGAGCGCATTGCGCATTCGTTAGAGGACTCTCCGGAGGCCTTGTGAGGCGCGTCTGCTCATGTCTTTGCGCAAGGCGCGACGTACAGATACGGACTGTGTATCAAACCGCCCCGTTTCGCACAAAGTAAGACGGGTGCCCGGCACATTGTGGAAAGACGGGCGCCCCCACATGCCGTGAAACGGGGGATCATTTTGCAAGATATTTCGAATGAGGAATACGCGCGTCTGGTGGACCGGCGGAGCCCGCGCTCGCCGCTTCTCAAAAACATGATCTGCGCCTTTGTCGCGGGCGGCCTCATCTGTGTGGGCGGCCAGGGTCTGTTCTCGCTGTATGGGACGCTGGGCCTGCCAGAGGAGGAGACGGGCGCCGCCGTCTCCGTCACCCTTGTCTTTTTGGGCGCGCTGCTCACCGGATTCGGCGTCTACGACAAACTGTCTCATCTCGCCGGCGCCGGCACCCTCGTGCCCATCACCGGCTTCGCGAACGCCGTCGCGTCGCCCGCCATGGAGTTTCGCAGCGAGGGCTTTGTGCTCGGCACCGGCGCCCGTCTGTTCACGGTGGCCGGTCCGGTCATCGTCTTCGGCGTGGTTGCCTCCGTCTGCTACGGCATTGTGCTGGCAATTTGTAAGTGACCTTAGGGTCTGTTTTGCGGTTTTGGGCGGAGAAAGAGAGATGCGAGATGCAAGAGACGGTCAAGCTGCGCGCAGCCGGGCGGGTGCGGGAGTCCATTGTGGACGGTCCCGGACTTCGGTATGTCATCTTTTCGCAGGGCTGTCCCCATCGCTGTGAGGGCTGTCACAACCCGCATACCTGGCCGGCAGACGGCGGCGAAGAGGTAGAGCCGGAGGTGCTGTTGGCGGAGATAAAGGCGGACGGGCTGCTGCGGGGCGTAACTTTCTCGGGGGGCGAGCCGTTTTTACAGGCGGACGCATTGGCGGCGCTGGCCCGGCGGGTACGCACGCTGGGGCTGGATGTCTGGACATACACGGGCTACACCTGGGAGGAACTGCGCGCGGCGGACGACCCGGCCTGGGGCCGGCTGCTCGCCGAGACGGACGTCCTAGTGGACGGACGTTACCGCCGGGATGAGCGGAGCTACCACCTGCGCTTCCGCGGCAGCGCCAACCAACGTCTGATCGACGTCCCCCAAAGCCTGACCGCCGGCGGCATCATCCTTTGGGAGGTGTAGGGTTTTTCGAGTTCGGAAAAACACTCCGATTTACACATATGGTGTGTCTGACATCTGGACAGTAAGAGGGCAGCATTCTGCCGCCCCATACAAACACAAGGAAACACCATGCCGTTAAAACAGAAAACGACATGGTGTTTCCTTGTTGGAGATTTTTGTAAATTGTTAAGTTACTCTCCCGCATTACAGGACAAAAAATCCAAAATTTTCTATATCAAACCCCCGCCTGTTCGTGGCGGTATTTGTTCATTGAGATGCGGAACAACTCCCCGCTGGAGGGCGGGGTGTAGGTGATGGCGTTGGCGCCGGCGGTGATGGTTTCGCGGACGGTGTCGATGTTGGGACCGCCGGTGGCGAGGATCGGCACATCCGGGAAGTTTTGACGGATCTTTCGGACGATATCCGCCGTGCGAGAGGCGCCCGAGACGTTCAGCATGTCGGCGCCGGCGTCCAGCCGCGCCTGAATGTTCGTGAGCTCAGAGACCACCGTGACCACGACGGGGATGTCGATGGTCTTTTTGAGTTGCGAAATGACGTCGTTTTGTGTGGGTGCATTGACGACCACCGCCGTGGCGCCCTGGAACTCCGCGTCCATTGCGAGGTTCACCACCCGCAGGCCGCGCGTTACACCGCCGCCCACGCCGGCGAAGACCGGCATGTCGGCCGCCAGCATGACAGCATGTGTGATGGCCGGCTGCGGTGTGAACGGGTAGACGGCAATGACCGCGTCGGCATTGATGTTTTTGATGATGGCCACGTCGGTGGAAAACACAAGAGACCGAATGAGACGGCCGAAGATGCGGATTCCACTGGCCTCTTGGATACAGGCCGGTACCTCAATGAAATGGTGGCGAAGCAGTCCCCGGTACTCCGGCACGGATTTGCCCACCGGCAGGCCCCCCTATCTGTATGGCCGTCCGTACGGCCTGTCTGTCTCTACCGTCCATTGTAAATTATCCATTGGCAATTGTCAATGTTCGTCACGCCGGCGGCGGCGGCGGCATAGGATGGCGGCACGGGCAACACCGAACAATACGGTGCCCGAAGAGGGGGTTATTATGGCCACAGGAACGTTATGCATCGAGACCAGAACTGCGAATTCGCTGCCCGTTCAAGGTGTGGACGTCATGGTCCGAGACGAACAGGGTCAACTGCTGCAAAGACTTCGGACAGATGAAAACGGCAAGACGAACGTCGTTTCTCTGGAGGCGCCGGATGCCTCCGACACGCTGGTACCGGACAGTACGGGCCCATTTTCTAGTAACTACCAGATCTCGCTGAGCCATCCCAGTTATATCGGCGTCGAGTACCGCGGCGTCCATGTCTACGATGGCGTCGAGTCGTTGGTGCCCACCAACCTGCTTCCGCGGCCGAACGGCTACGACCGGAGCGTCACCATCACAGTGGATTCGATTCCGCCGGTCGTCAGCGGACGCGGCCCCTGGGACAGGTCCCAGCAAATGCTCGGACCGCGGGCTCTGCGGGTCCTGACAGATGTCGTGGTGCCGGACTTTATCACAGTTCACCTGGGCCGGCCGGACGTGAACGCACTGAATGTCCGCGTCCCGTTCGTTGATTACATCAAGAACGTGGCCTCAAGCGAGATCTACGCAACCTGGCCACAGGCGTCGCTGGAGGCCAACATCTACGCGCAGATCACCTTTGCGCTGAACCGGGTCTATGCCGAGTGGTACCGCTCCCGCGGGTATCCGTTCGATATCACAAACTCCACGGCCTTCGACCAAGCCTTTGTAAACAACAGGGAGATCTTCGACAACCTCAGTCGGCTTGTGGACAGGATCTTCAACCGCTATGCCCGCCAGCAAGGGTTCAAAAACCCCTATTTCACGGAGTACTGCGACGGACGGACCGTCTCCTGCCCGGGGATGTCCCAGTGGGGCACGGTGACACTGGCCGAACAGGGTCTCACCGCGCTGGAGATCCTGCGCAGCTATTACCCCCGCGATCTTGAGATCGTGGAGACGGACAACATCACCGGCATCCCGTCCTCCTACCCCGGTACGCCGCTGCAGGAAGGCAGCGAGGGGCCGAATGTGGAGACTATTCAACGGTATCTGAATCGGATCCGGGTGAACTTTCCGCTGATCCCGCAGATTTCTAACCCCAGAGGCATCTTCGACGCGCAGACCGAGCAGGCGGTTAGGGTCTTTCAGAGCGTCTTCGATCTGACGTCGGACGGGATTGTAGGCCCCAGCACCTGGTATAAAATTTCCTTCTTATATGTGGCGGTCACCAAGCTCTCCGAACTGACCGGCGAGGGGGAGCGGATAGGCATCGGGACCACCCCGCCCACGGTCATGCTCCAGCAGGGCAGCCGCGGCGCCAGTGTGAACGAACTGCAGTTCATTTTGAACATGATCTCCGAATTCTTCTCCGCGATCCCGCCGGTGATTCAAGACAACGTCTTCGGCACTACGACGCGCAGCGCCGTCATCGATTTTCAACAGATGATGGACCTGACGGCGGATGGGATCGTGGGTCCGGACACGTGGCGGGCGCTCTACGACGTCTACTGGGGCATCTCGACCAATGTGCTCCATAATCCGCCGAGTGAGGAGCTGCCGGCCTATCCGGGCACGTTGCTGCAGGTTGGCTCAAGAGGGGAGAGCGTCCGGTTGATGCAGCAGTACCTGAGCGCCATCGCGGAACGCTACCTGGGCCTGCCGGTCATTGCAGCCGACGGCGTCTTTGGCAGCGCTACGCAAAACGCGGTGATGGCGTTTCAGCGGCAGTTCGGGCTCGCGGTGGACGGCATCATCGGCCGGGAGACATGGGACTACATCGTGGACGTATATTTCGACGACATTCCTCTGCCGCCCACGCCGCCTACGCCCCCTACGCCGCCCACGCCGCCGGCGCCGCAACCGCCCTACCCGGGGTACTACATCAGCGTAGGTTCTCAGGGCAGCTATGTCCGGCTGATCCAGAGGCGCCTGAACGCGCTGGCCAATGTGTACTCTGCCATCCCGCAGATCACGGCGGACGGCATTTTCGGTAGCCGGACCCGCAATGCGGTGACCATCTTCCAGCGGCAGTTCGGGCTCGCGGCGGACGGTATCGTGGGGCGCGCTACCTGGACCCGCCTCATGGCCGAGTCCGCCAATCTTGTCGGGTGACATCCGCGGCGTCTTCCCGGCAATCGGAGCGGTTCCGTCGCGTCGGCCGCGAAAGGAGAAGCGGAAAAGCACTCAATAAAGAGGGACTGTCTTCGGCATAACACCGGAGACAGTCCCTCCTCAGCACCTCTTGCTAGCACAGGGCCTTTTTCCCAAAAACGGTATCGCCAACAGAACCAACAGGCCGCCCAGCACGACCGTAACAAGCTGCGGTCAGAAAAAAGCAAGGGCAAAGAAACCCGTTGCGCTTCCTGTGTGACAAACACCGAAACGACAAGGAAGGCCGCCGAAAGATGTGGTGTCGCAAATTTTTCTCCAGCGCCAAGCAGCGCGCCGGCAACACGCCGC
This genomic stretch from Oscillospiraceae bacterium harbors:
- a CDS encoding hydrolase, whose amino-acid sequence is MGKSVPEYRGLLRHHFIEVPACIQEASGIRIFGRLIRSLVFSTDVAIIKNINADAVIAVYPFTPQPAITHAVMLAADMPVFAGVGGGVTRGLRVVNLAMDAEFQGATAVVVNAPTQNDVISQLKKTIDIPVVVTVVSELTNIQARLDAGADMLNVSGASRTADIVRKIRQNFPDVPILATGGPNIDTVRETITAGANAITYTPPSSGELFRISMNKYRHEQAGV
- the nrdG gene encoding anaerobic ribonucleoside-triphosphate reductase activating protein is translated as MQETVKLRAAGRVRESIVDGPGLRYVIFSQGCPHRCEGCHNPHTWPADGGEEVEPEVLLAEIKADGLLRGVTFSGGEPFLQADALAALARRVRTLGLDVWTYTGYTWEELRAADDPAWGRLLAETDVLVDGRYRRDERSYHLRFRGSANQRLIDVPQSLTAGGIILWEV
- the thyA gene encoding thymidylate synthase — protein: MSRADEIFIDNCRAILTRGVWDTGQDVRPRWQDGAPAHTVRLFGVVNRYDLSQEFPILTLRRTYWRSAADELLWIWQKKSNNVRDLKSRIWDAWADEDGSIGKAYGYQLGVLHRYPEGVFDQVDRLRYDLKHNPASRRMITNLYNHADLHEMRLYPCAYSLTCHVDEGVLSAILHQRSQDMLVANNWNVCQYALLLYMLAADAGLRPGTFLHVIADAHIYDRHVPLVEALLRRDPLPAPTLRTDPAMTDFYRFTVDSFSLDDYVYHPFDGAIPVAV
- a CDS encoding dihydrofolate reductase, with amino-acid sequence MGRKEGHSAAEMTAIAAVDRHWGIGRNGGLLLSLPPDLRRFRALTLGHTVVMGRRTFQSLPGGHGLPGRRNLVLTRTPDRPLPGAEAVSLSALLALRAPEGGEIFVIGGQSVYELLLPYCRAAHITRIEADLGPADVFFPELDSAPDWRLVSRTETERCEGTVFFYAYYERIAHSLEDSPEAL
- a CDS encoding PBP1A family penicillin-binding protein, with the protein product MKKQTKRALHYGRYSAYRVVMALLKVFLTVFLVILTTTAMLGVIGVIYVNHNLRADLDVDLNDVTLDQASFIYYIDKTTKKPVQLESLYGRENRVLANFDEIPDTMVKALIAIEDKRFYSHRGVDWKRTAGAFLEQLKASGSTYGGSTITQQLIKNLTGEKEVTIKRKLTEILRALEFEKYNSKERILEWYLNTSYFGQGCYGVKTAARTYFDKELSDITLAEAACIIGITNSPTRYDPLQNPDKNKKRQEVILDEMYQQGVISKAEHDAAVQQKLKFSTKRRAEVESKRSYFVDQVFNDVVQDLIEQKGISKLLAQELVLGGGYHIYTTIDMDVQAAMDEVFTNEESVPKVKGVEKPQSAMVIMDPYTGDVLGLEGGLGVKKGALLLNRATRSTRQPGSSIKPVAVYGPAMQYGVITPYSVIDDVPFSERRGNAWPRNSGGRYLGLVTVLNAITNSRNAPSVHVLHKLTPQSSYNFLIEKLGITTLTPEDEDYAPLALGGLTRGVSVLELTAAYAAFPNHGVYTGPRTYTVVYDSKGNVVLENEPETIVAFDEKNAWYMNNCLQNAVRAGTGSRAKLENGQPAAGKTGTTSDDFDRWFVGYTPYYCGGVWFGFDDPKKIQLESSTNPALTIWKLVMDRLHENLEPQEFFTIENTVQASYCLDSGLAPTDLCRMDPRGSRVATGVFHKDDVPRSSCTAHAAVKVDGESGLLATPYCPEENLREIALLDIERNLPLAGVTVADEAYRVRYFVEGGNSTVGPVPDGFYPPARPVAPEGETLPNDFCQLHLGEEPPADPNAPPDEFPPGGYPDDPDMPWYPGYPDDPNVSNNPDPDNPTWPDTSGVPDTPDVPPPDDVPPYPGWPGSATPEGGVVIPSV
- a CDS encoding peptidoglycan-binding protein, which translates into the protein MATGTLCIETRTANSLPVQGVDVMVRDEQGQLLQRLRTDENGKTNVVSLEAPDASDTLVPDSTGPFSSNYQISLSHPSYIGVEYRGVHVYDGVESLVPTNLLPRPNGYDRSVTITVDSIPPVVSGRGPWDRSQQMLGPRALRVLTDVVVPDFITVHLGRPDVNALNVRVPFVDYIKNVASSEIYATWPQASLEANIYAQITFALNRVYAEWYRSRGYPFDITNSTAFDQAFVNNREIFDNLSRLVDRIFNRYARQQGFKNPYFTEYCDGRTVSCPGMSQWGTVTLAEQGLTALEILRSYYPRDLEIVETDNITGIPSSYPGTPLQEGSEGPNVETIQRYLNRIRVNFPLIPQISNPRGIFDAQTEQAVRVFQSVFDLTSDGIVGPSTWYKISFLYVAVTKLSELTGEGERIGIGTTPPTVMLQQGSRGASVNELQFILNMISEFFSAIPPVIQDNVFGTTTRSAVIDFQQMMDLTADGIVGPDTWRALYDVYWGISTNVLHNPPSEELPAYPGTLLQVGSRGESVRLMQQYLSAIAERYLGLPVIAADGVFGSATQNAVMAFQRQFGLAVDGIIGRETWDYIVDVYFDDIPLPPTPPTPPTPPTPPAPQPPYPGYYISVGSQGSYVRLIQRRLNALANVYSAIPQITADGIFGSRTRNAVTIFQRQFGLAADGIVGRATWTRLMAESANLVG
- the spoVAC gene encoding stage V sporulation protein AC — its product is MQDISNEEYARLVDRRSPRSPLLKNMICAFVAGGLICVGGQGLFSLYGTLGLPEEETGAAVSVTLVFLGALLTGFGVYDKLSHLAGAGTLVPITGFANAVASPAMEFRSEGFVLGTGARLFTVAGPVIVFGVVASVCYGIVLAICK